The genomic DNA ACAGCAACACGGAGCGTTCGCAGTCAACACAGCTTAAATCCGCCCGCACGAAATACAAGCATGTATCCCTAACTTAATTTCTACTCGGAGATTTTTGGAGGTTGTAAACACACGCCAAAGTAGAGCTCATAAAGAGGACCACGAGAAGGAAGAAAGCCGTGACATAAGCAGTGACTTCAGACTGTGACAGGTGGGCGGGGTCGGGCATATCACCTGGCCACCATGACACGTGACTCCACCAACCCGCTCCACCGAGGATGTCGAGGCCACCGCCGTCTGCGGGCGGAAAAGGGTTAAATTGTATAAGAGGACGAATAGAATAATGAAAGAGTATTAACGATGATAAGGGTAagggaaataacaataacagtattgacaCTTGAATGACAATTGCAAATTCTCATTACAAATgcacatgaaaggagaaaacaaactaccgtgttgatactatggtataaaaacccacactgtaaaactagatttaattgaaaaagagacaacagtttcggaatccacctggattccatcttcaggtctgaggaggcaaggaagaggagggggtataagacagagagaggaaaggcagcgCGGAGACacgggacaggtgaggacagacgaacgggaacgaagggaggtcagatcaggtcgggagggtcgggcagatcaggtcgggagggtcaggcggactgtgtgaagggtggccagcatacgggagaaggcgaaggatgtgggaagcgaggagactgtcagcaggagaaaagccgctgttcaggttgaaataacaaataacaaatgcaCATCAGTAAATCTGAAGGAAAGAgactcctccccaaccctccccggCCTTTACCTCTCGACGGCGATGAGGGCCTGATCTCCAGATTCCCCGGCGGCGGATGGGGCCTCGGCGTGGACCGGGACGGCGGCTGCGTCGGCCGGACGCAAGGGCACATCTTCCCGCACCGAGGGACGTTCACCTTCAGCTGGCCCAGGACGGCCGAGGTCTCGTCGGCGTGGCCCACCTGAGGAGGTGAGTTGGGTCAAccagttttattttcttattattattatgatttattattgctGGTATAtgtatcatcgtcgttatcatttttatcattattttgtattggtTAATGTTActaatttatacatgtgtgtgcgttagccTACTTCTGGTCAATCAGCAGATTACATAATGCAAGGAGAGAGTTGGGAAGAGCCATGGCAGCGGCGCCCACCTGCGTCAGATTGGTGGCGTTGCCGGGCGAGAGGAGCTTCACGGCGTATCTGGGGGAGTCCTCGGCGCCCTGGCTCAGGCCTTCGGTGTCCAGCCCGGGGAAAGCCTTGGAGGCCAAGTCTGAGGGCGACGCCTGGGACAGCAACTCCTTCCACTCCTCATACTCCAGGAGGCGCACGCCCTCGCACAGCCCTCCCTCGGCTCCACAGTGCGCGGCCTGAGCTTCCCGCAGCGCTTGGGCGTAGGTGAGGACGGCGGTGACGGCGGCGGGCGCGGCTGCGTCGTAGGCGAAGTCCAGGGCGTCGCACGAGGAGCACTCTGACAGGGCGGCCACGTACTGGCGCCGCGGCCCGTCCCCCGAGGACAGGTCCCGCTGCAGGTGCTCGGAGAAGTCGGGGAGCGCCTCGGCCACGCGCTGCAGGATGAGGGTGGGTTTGGCCACGCCCTCCAGCTCGGCCGCCGGCACCGGCCCGCCCGTGTCCTGCAGCACCAGGAGGTCGGTCGGCCCGCCCTCCGCGCCCAGGAAACGCGCGAGCTCCTGCACTTTGTGCCTCGTGCCCAGCAGGACCACCGTGCCCGGGCCCTGGCGCAAGGGCTTGACCAGGTCGGCGGGGTCCCCCGCCTTCAGCACCTGCTCCAGGCAGCGGTAGCCCTCCTCAGCGGCTGTGACGAAGTGCTGCATGAGGGCCTCGCCCTCGGCGTCCGCCGTGTGGACCACGCTCACTGACCTGATCCCGGCGCCGGCGAGTACGTTGGTCACCGCCTGGAGGAGGACGTTCGTGCCATTATGGAAAGCATCAAGGGGGAACATTCCCTTTCAGAAAACGTAGATAAAGTAGTATAGAAAAGTAGACCGTAGTATACTGTCACCAGAGAAAACGACCGAAATGCCAACTCGTGCACCTTGAGACCCCAAAACTACCATTATCAACCCCACCAACACAAGCAACAGCAACAGCCTCGCAGCACCTGAAGCCCTAAAAGCAAACCCTTCGGAAACTCGCCTTGGCGGAGCGCTGCGGAGCGGGTGCCACGAGGTCGACGGCGTGCGCGGCGAGGACGGGGCGCGGACCGTAGGCCAAGACCGGCGCGTGCAGGCTGCGGGTCGCGCGGCcgacggcggaggcggaggctgcGTCGCCGGGGCCTGGCGGAGACGCGGCGAGGAGAAGCCTTTTATCTTCAGCtagctttcttttattattatcattgtcaataattttatcgttttagtattattactaccccaacttactactatcattatcattgtcattatcaagttgatagtta from Penaeus chinensis breed Huanghai No. 1 chromosome 30, ASM1920278v2, whole genome shotgun sequence includes the following:
- the LOC125041343 gene encoding uncharacterized protein LOC125041343, which encodes MFPLDAFHNGTNVLLQAVTNVLAGAGIRSVSVVHTADAEGEALMQHFVTAAEEGYRCLEQVLKAGDPADLVKPLRQGPGTVVLLGTRHKVQELARFLGAEGGPTDLLVLQDTGGPVPAAELEGVAKPTLILQRVAEALPDFSEHLQRDLSSGDGPRRQYVAALSECSSCDALDFAYDAAAPAAVTAVLTYAQALREAQAAHCGAEGGLCEGVRLLEYEEWKELLSQASPSDLASKAFPGLDTEGLSQGAEDSPRYAVKLLSPGNATNLTQVGHADETSAVLGQLKVNVPRCGKMCPCVRPTQPPSRSTPRPHPPPGNLEIRPSSPSRDGGGLDILGGAGWWSHVSWWPGDMPDPAHLSQSEVTAYVTAFFLLVVLFMSSTLACVYNLQKSPSRN